A window from Leptospira meyeri encodes these proteins:
- the gpmI gene encoding 2,3-bisphosphoglycerate-independent phosphoglycerate mutase, whose product MLTLKKQKNGPLTKQVLLIILDGVGFTEKGYENGNAVAKANMPILKGLWKTHPTVLLKAHGTAVGMPSDEDMGNSEVGHNVLGSGRIFDQGAKLVSQSIENGSLFVGPIWKKCISNCKSNQSTLHFLGLFSDGNVHSHIDHLRALINHAIKENITKIRLHILLDGRDVPEKSALDYLIPFEEYLDTHRKNGIDIQIASGGGRMELTMDRYDADWSMVERGWNHHVEGEGRQFQSAKEAIDTFRTENPSVIDQYLPGFVVADTNGKPLGKVEDNDSVIFFNFRGDRAIEISRAFTEENLTNFNRKRFPKIEFAGMMQYDGDLFIPKQYLVAPPAIDRTMGEYFANEGIAQYALSETQKYGHVTFFWNGNRSGYFNQTLETYEEVKSDIIPFDQKPEMKAKEITDNLVLALTSHKFPFLRVNYANGDMVGHTGNMDATVRGLEYLDVCLDRVKKICDETNTVLCITADHGNADEMYQLNKKGTAETTKDGKPVPKTSHTLNPVQFVLYDPKGKIQLNQNLKEKGLANVAATMMDLLGFEAPEGYHPSLIIRD is encoded by the coding sequence ATGTTAACTCTAAAAAAACAAAAAAATGGTCCATTGACCAAACAAGTTTTATTAATCATCTTAGATGGAGTTGGCTTTACAGAGAAAGGATACGAAAACGGCAATGCAGTAGCCAAAGCAAATATGCCTATATTAAAAGGTCTTTGGAAAACGCACCCAACAGTTTTATTAAAAGCGCATGGAACCGCTGTCGGAATGCCTAGTGATGAAGACATGGGCAATTCAGAAGTTGGTCATAATGTTTTAGGATCAGGAAGAATTTTTGATCAAGGCGCAAAATTGGTCTCTCAGTCAATCGAAAACGGAAGTTTATTTGTTGGTCCTATATGGAAAAAGTGCATATCCAACTGTAAGTCCAATCAATCTACACTTCATTTTCTTGGTTTATTTTCAGATGGTAATGTCCATAGCCATATTGACCACCTACGCGCTCTTATAAATCATGCGATAAAAGAAAACATAACAAAAATAAGACTTCACATACTATTAGACGGAAGAGATGTTCCCGAAAAATCTGCGTTAGACTATCTAATTCCATTTGAAGAATACCTAGATACCCATCGGAAAAATGGGATCGATATTCAAATTGCTTCCGGTGGGGGAAGGATGGAACTCACAATGGATCGTTACGACGCTGATTGGTCGATGGTCGAAAGAGGTTGGAACCATCATGTGGAAGGAGAGGGTCGTCAATTTCAATCTGCAAAGGAAGCCATTGATACATTCCGTACAGAAAACCCTTCCGTAATTGATCAATACCTGCCTGGGTTCGTGGTAGCAGATACTAATGGGAAACCGCTTGGTAAGGTGGAAGACAATGATTCGGTAATATTCTTTAATTTCCGTGGTGACCGTGCTATCGAGATTTCGAGAGCTTTCACAGAAGAGAATTTAACAAATTTTAATCGAAAACGGTTTCCCAAAATTGAATTTGCCGGTATGATGCAATATGATGGAGATTTGTTTATCCCCAAACAATACTTAGTTGCTCCTCCTGCAATTGATCGCACCATGGGTGAATATTTTGCCAACGAAGGAATCGCACAATATGCTCTGTCTGAAACACAAAAATATGGACATGTAACTTTTTTTTGGAATGGAAATAGGTCTGGGTATTTTAATCAAACCTTAGAAACATACGAAGAAGTAAAATCTGATATCATCCCCTTTGATCAAAAGCCGGAAATGAAAGCAAAAGAAATCACTGATAATTTAGTGCTTGCATTGACATCACACAAATTTCCGTTTTTGAGAGTCAATTATGCTAACGGCGATATGGTGGGACATACTGGAAATATGGATGCTACTGTTCGAGGATTGGAATATCTTGATGTATGTTTAGATAGAGTCAAAAAAATCTGTGATGAAACAAATACTGTGTTATGTATAACGGCTGACCATGGAAATGCGGACGAAATGTACCAACTTAATAAAAAAGGAACAGCAGAAACGACAAAGGATGGAAAACCGGTACCCAAAACAAGCCATACTCTCAACCCGGTCCAATTCGTTCTTTATGATCCAAAGGGAAAAATTCAACTCAATCAAAACCTAAAGGAAAAAGGGCTCGCAAATGTCGCGGCAACAATGATGGATCTATTAGGATTTGAAGCTCCAGAAGGATACCATCCAAGTCTAATCATTAGGGACTGA
- a CDS encoding adenosine kinase, which translates to MKHYDVFGVGNALVDIIAFITPNFLQKQNITKGVMTLVDEARQGQILADLHDEKKELRSGGSAANTMIAIANSGGTCCYTGKVTHDTYGEFYKKDMEDAGVLFETTPDSQSHTGTCVVLTTPDAERTMLTNLAISTSLGPNDIDVDNLKKSKFVYVEGYLWDGDSTKKASELTMKVAKENNVKVSFTYSDPFCVNRSKDEFIHLTKEYVDVVFCNTEEGLALSGAKTAEEAVTFISKLCPLVFMTAGKDGAYVAENGKITLVPGFPVKPIDTTGAGDAFAAGVLYGLTQGYSAQKSARWGNYVASRIVCEVGPRLSVRLMGRQDEILDGFKDK; encoded by the coding sequence ATGAAGCATTACGACGTATTCGGCGTAGGGAACGCCTTGGTAGATATCATTGCCTTTATTACTCCCAATTTTTTACAAAAACAGAATATCACTAAGGGTGTAATGACTCTTGTAGATGAAGCCAGACAAGGTCAAATTCTTGCTGATCTTCATGATGAAAAGAAGGAACTTCGTTCCGGTGGAAGTGCTGCCAATACAATGATTGCCATTGCAAATTCAGGTGGAACATGTTGTTACACGGGAAAAGTGACTCACGATACATATGGCGAGTTTTATAAAAAAGATATGGAAGATGCTGGCGTTTTATTCGAAACAACACCTGATTCCCAAAGCCATACCGGCACTTGTGTTGTATTAACAACACCTGATGCAGAACGAACTATGTTGACAAATCTTGCAATTTCAACATCACTTGGACCTAATGATATCGATGTAGATAACCTAAAAAAAAGTAAATTTGTTTATGTGGAAGGTTATTTGTGGGATGGTGATTCTACAAAAAAAGCAAGTGAACTCACGATGAAAGTCGCTAAAGAAAACAATGTAAAGGTTTCTTTTACTTATAGTGATCCTTTTTGTGTAAATCGTTCTAAGGATGAATTTATTCACCTAACAAAAGAATATGTCGATGTGGTTTTTTGTAATACTGAAGAAGGTTTAGCGTTGAGTGGAGCAAAAACGGCAGAAGAAGCAGTGACCTTCATTTCCAAACTTTGCCCTTTGGTTTTTATGACTGCTGGTAAAGATGGAGCCTATGTAGCTGAAAATGGAAAAATCACTCTCGTTCCAGGTTTTCCCGTAAAACCAATTGATACAACAGGAGCAGGGGATGCATTTGCCGCTGGTGTGTTGTATGGATTAACACAAGGGTATTCGGCACAGAAATCAGCTCGTTGGGGAAATTATGTTGCATCTCGTATTGTCTGCGAAGTTGGTCCTCGTTTGTCAGTTCGTTTGATGGGAAGACAAGACGAAATTTTGGATGGGTTCAAAGACAAATAA
- a CDS encoding response regulator, which translates to MTDATLNHVLIVEDEEDIVEILRIALEFNSSYQVSFAKTGPEGLQKAIILQPDLILLDVLMPGMNGMELIEELKIFPETKGIPVAFITSRVLKNEILEYQRRGGIGVIEKPFAPLEIADKIQTLWEDSKRSH; encoded by the coding sequence ATGACTGATGCAACTCTAAATCATGTACTAATTGTGGAAGACGAAGAAGATATTGTAGAAATTCTTCGGATCGCATTAGAGTTTAACTCGAGTTATCAGGTCAGTTTCGCAAAAACTGGTCCGGAGGGATTACAAAAAGCAATCATCTTACAACCAGACTTAATCTTGTTAGATGTTTTAATGCCCGGGATGAATGGAATGGAGTTAATTGAAGAATTGAAAATCTTTCCAGAAACAAAAGGGATTCCTGTTGCATTCATTACTTCGCGTGTGTTAAAAAATGAAATTTTGGAATACCAGAGAAGAGGTGGCATCGGTGTCATTGAAAAACCCTTTGCCCCTCTGGAAATCGCTGATAAAATTCAAACCCTTTGGGAAGATTCAAAAAGAAGTCACTAA
- a CDS encoding TonB-dependent receptor plug domain-containing protein yields MVSNFRLSILLCFSLAPFTLLAQNKDTKEVEIRAGVDSQSKNSNFAKNPTGFQKEIDLSQTNTRYMSLPDVLNREAGVRIRQYGGLGSYSTLSLRGTNPNQSKIYWNGVPINNSMGGEINLADLPFDNLEKIEIYKSGTPAGFSGSAIGGSINLISKSKIDKPITRINLMGGSFKTAKATVTHMDQFAHGSYFVQALQETSDQNFSYLNNKGTVLFNTYDDTIDTRRNAQFRKTGFTGNLSLEFGKTKINILNDYIHRKQGLPGPGNRQTVSVERVFSKLSSAITTETNEFLFQNLTLETKTYGNFSKDDFFDPKSEFSYGTPNAFTKTNHYGFQLSPTLYLLEYNQVIRTSFQTEQEFFTRYEKRYNHETERKEPKKRRDTLSATFQDEIRFFSNRLFLVPQVRFERFTDRFGKDETSVRNQLLDPLTDVFYVKQAFTNPSFGIKIIWIKKDSLEFGTLGNISKDFRIPTFLELFGERGSIVGNTKLRPEQSRNGDFGFYLNTKPFTNWKFQSDISIFQKRIYDMILFLPNSQFTLRPENVDQAFIRGLETSHNMIWNKGIKFNFNYTYQDAKNYSESPSLNGKYLPLRSKSQGSALLAFFKDFGEIGLEYQYIGANFRDRTNEYLGYLPARQFWNLYIQYIPYKNLETGNELILGLEVRNLSDKRVEDLVGYPLPGRSYYFTGSYRF; encoded by the coding sequence ATGGTTTCCAATTTCAGATTATCAATTCTGCTTTGTTTCAGTTTGGCTCCATTTACCCTTTTAGCTCAAAACAAAGATACGAAAGAAGTGGAGATCCGTGCGGGTGTTGACTCTCAGTCAAAAAACTCGAACTTTGCAAAAAACCCAACCGGGTTTCAAAAAGAAATCGATTTAAGTCAAACAAACACTCGTTATATGAGCCTTCCGGATGTTCTCAATCGCGAAGCGGGAGTTCGAATCAGACAATACGGAGGACTCGGATCTTACTCAACGTTATCCTTACGAGGGACAAATCCCAACCAATCAAAAATTTATTGGAATGGGGTGCCAATTAATAACTCAATGGGCGGTGAAATTAACTTAGCAGACCTACCCTTTGATAATTTAGAAAAAATTGAGATCTATAAATCAGGAACACCCGCTGGATTTTCAGGATCAGCCATTGGAGGATCAATTAACCTAATCTCTAAATCAAAAATAGACAAACCGATCACACGAATCAACTTGATGGGGGGAAGTTTTAAAACGGCAAAAGCAACTGTCACTCATATGGATCAATTTGCTCATGGTTCTTATTTTGTACAGGCTCTCCAAGAAACATCTGACCAGAACTTTAGTTATTTAAATAACAAAGGTACTGTTTTATTTAATACTTATGATGATACGATAGACACACGTAGAAATGCACAATTTCGCAAAACTGGATTTACTGGAAACCTCTCTCTTGAATTTGGAAAAACAAAAATAAACATATTGAATGACTATATTCACAGAAAACAAGGATTACCCGGTCCAGGAAACAGGCAGACCGTTTCCGTAGAAAGAGTTTTTAGTAAACTTTCGTCTGCGATCACAACAGAAACAAATGAATTTCTTTTTCAAAATTTAACATTGGAAACAAAAACTTACGGGAACTTTTCAAAAGATGATTTTTTTGATCCCAAATCAGAGTTTAGTTATGGAACACCAAATGCATTTACAAAAACAAACCATTACGGCTTTCAACTCTCCCCCACGTTATATTTACTAGAATACAATCAAGTCATTCGAACTTCTTTCCAAACAGAACAAGAATTTTTTACAAGATACGAAAAAAGATACAATCATGAAACAGAAAGAAAAGAGCCGAAAAAACGAAGAGATACTTTAAGTGCTACTTTTCAGGATGAAATCAGATTTTTTTCCAACCGTCTTTTTTTGGTTCCGCAAGTTCGGTTCGAGCGTTTTACGGACAGATTTGGAAAAGATGAAACTAGCGTTCGAAACCAACTTCTCGATCCGCTAACAGATGTTTTTTACGTCAAACAAGCATTTACCAATCCAAGTTTTGGCATTAAAATTATTTGGATTAAAAAAGATAGTTTAGAATTTGGAACATTGGGAAACATTAGCAAAGATTTTAGAATTCCCACCTTCTTAGAGTTATTTGGAGAACGAGGAAGCATTGTAGGTAATACCAAATTAAGACCTGAACAAAGTAGAAATGGAGACTTTGGATTTTATCTTAACACAAAACCATTTACAAACTGGAAATTCCAATCTGACATATCCATCTTTCAAAAACGAATTTATGATATGATTTTGTTTTTACCAAATTCACAGTTTACTCTTAGACCTGAGAATGTTGACCAAGCCTTCATTCGAGGCCTAGAAACTAGCCACAATATGATTTGGAACAAAGGAATCAAATTCAATTTTAATTATACATACCAAGATGCAAAAAACTATTCCGAATCACCTTCGTTAAACGGGAAATACCTTCCATTACGCTCCAAAAGTCAAGGTAGTGCTTTACTTGCGTTTTTTAAAGATTTTGGAGAAATTGGATTGGAATACCAATACATCGGTGCCAATTTTCGAGACAGAACCAATGAATATTTAGGATACCTTCCGGCACGGCAATTTTGGAATCTCTATATCCAATACATACCCTATAAAAATTTAGAAACGGGAAACGAATTGATTTTGGGATTGGAAGTTCGGAATCTATCTGACAAACGGGTAGAGGATTTAGTTGGATACCCATTACCTGGTCGTAGTTATTATTTTACAGGGAGTTATCGATTCTAA
- a CDS encoding STAS domain-containing protein: MEYTESKFDGIVVLKLFGNLDMLNAGILKERIKESASQEEHRFIFDLEGVSFIDSSGFGLIMSLNDKLTELGGGLRIVNVSKTIRQIFRISKISSVIQIFESTEDAINSFR, from the coding sequence ATGGAATATACAGAATCAAAATTCGACGGTATTGTTGTTCTGAAATTATTCGGCAACTTAGATATGTTAAATGCCGGCATACTGAAAGAACGGATCAAAGAATCTGCTTCACAAGAGGAACACCGATTTATCTTCGATTTGGAAGGCGTTAGCTTTATTGATTCTTCTGGATTTGGCCTGATCATGTCGCTAAATGATAAATTGACCGAGTTAGGTGGTGGACTAAGAATTGTTAACGTTTCAAAGACCATTCGACAAATCTTTCGAATTTCAAAAATCTCTTCCGTCATTCAAATTTTTGAAAGCACGGAAGATGCAATCAATTCTTTCAGATAA
- a CDS encoding SpoIIE family protein phosphatase — MSIRYKFLLILSVSQILLVIALTTSFAYLLQSVKNIPQTQRAEDLSRNFQRELEFKEEKLRLLLEEITFNSQTRGILERGIADRNVLSRELPYLQQILKRYGLSIFEIGDNQGKVLFRVHRPKDFGDDKKNQPIIRNALNGQSTAALEDGHSGLGFRLAAPLFGRGTILIGQVVDDNFTKTISKDNRIHLAIFQEGKVKTIGSDMIRMVMNEKPNLLLEEQRFHFQSKPYYLVKIPYVGNSESVKQLVFHVMIDENEVESKTWKIWSFFVVASLILCGVIFLISFLFSRDMVEAIKLLTTAMVDLDQWKPETLPTHRSDEIGQMGRVFVEMKEELSEHQNHLEEMVNQRTRELNETLSEMQKLQDKQDGDYFLTSLLIKPLRGTFSKSETVSIKIFERQMKQFKFRNKQSEIGGDLSVSDSIFLMGKKYTVFLNADAMGKSIQGAGGALVMGTVFKSIITRTQKLRYMQDRHPERWLKECFQEVHNVFISFDGHMLLSAILGLVDEETGTLYYINAEHPWIVLYRDGNASFLENEHSLRKIGFTEMSGDEVVIQIYPLRPGDVLILGSDGRDDLFVGQSGGNRLINDDETVFLRHVTEGGGDLNLICKAMLQFGDLTDDLSLMRIAFLEEVAYAAKESTKPNVYYRMLGEGIQSYRDGEWNNAIFALELALDSEPDDLYCLRELSKLYMKSKDYEKAIELANRYLQLNPGDTDFLFYIAYAHKQRRDFILATDFAERLRFRDPKNFNNLLLLAEILMHRRDIERSKEVLLALQEMAPENPKLLKLKNFWKKMVATSVS, encoded by the coding sequence ATGAGCATCCGTTACAAATTCTTATTAATATTGAGTGTGAGTCAAATTCTTCTTGTAATTGCTCTCACTACCAGTTTTGCCTACCTATTGCAATCGGTAAAAAATATACCGCAAACTCAGCGAGCGGAGGATCTATCTCGCAATTTTCAAAGGGAACTGGAATTCAAAGAAGAAAAACTGCGTTTGTTATTGGAAGAAATTACATTTAACTCTCAAACAAGGGGAATTTTGGAAAGAGGGATTGCTGATCGAAACGTCCTTTCTAGAGAACTTCCTTATCTGCAACAAATTTTAAAAAGATATGGCCTTTCGATTTTCGAAATTGGCGACAACCAGGGAAAGGTATTGTTTCGTGTTCATCGTCCAAAAGATTTTGGAGATGATAAAAAAAACCAACCTATCATTCGTAATGCTCTCAACGGACAATCAACTGCGGCATTAGAAGATGGACATAGTGGTCTAGGATTTCGATTGGCTGCACCTTTGTTTGGGCGTGGAACCATTCTTATTGGACAAGTTGTCGATGATAATTTTACGAAAACCATTTCGAAAGACAATCGCATTCACTTGGCAATTTTTCAAGAAGGGAAGGTTAAAACCATCGGATCAGATATGATTCGTATGGTGATGAATGAAAAACCAAATTTGTTATTGGAAGAACAAAGATTTCATTTTCAGAGTAAACCTTATTATTTAGTTAAAATTCCATATGTAGGAAATTCAGAATCTGTTAAACAATTGGTCTTTCATGTGATGATTGATGAAAATGAAGTTGAATCGAAAACATGGAAAATTTGGTCTTTTTTTGTTGTCGCCTCACTTATATTATGTGGTGTCATATTTCTAATTTCCTTTTTGTTTTCTCGGGATATGGTTGAGGCAATAAAATTACTTACAACTGCCATGGTTGATTTAGACCAGTGGAAACCGGAAACTCTGCCAACTCATCGAAGTGATGAAATTGGACAAATGGGAAGAGTTTTTGTTGAAATGAAAGAAGAATTATCGGAACACCAAAACCATTTAGAAGAAATGGTAAACCAAAGAACCCGAGAATTAAATGAAACTTTGTCCGAAATGCAAAAACTCCAAGACAAACAAGATGGTGATTATTTTTTAACTTCTTTATTGATTAAACCCCTGCGTGGTACTTTCTCTAAATCTGAAACTGTTTCCATCAAAATTTTTGAAAGACAAATGAAACAGTTCAAATTCAGAAATAAACAATCTGAAATTGGAGGAGATCTTTCTGTTTCTGACTCCATTTTCTTAATGGGTAAAAAATATACAGTCTTTTTAAACGCAGATGCAATGGGTAAGTCGATCCAAGGTGCAGGTGGTGCTCTTGTGATGGGAACAGTTTTCAAATCTATCATCACCCGAACACAGAAACTAAGGTATATGCAGGATCGACATCCTGAGCGATGGCTAAAAGAGTGTTTTCAGGAAGTACATAACGTTTTCATTAGTTTTGATGGCCATATGTTACTTTCCGCAATCTTAGGGTTAGTTGATGAGGAAACAGGTACGTTATACTACATTAATGCTGAACATCCTTGGATTGTTTTGTATAGAGATGGAAATGCAAGTTTCCTTGAAAATGAACATTCTCTGAGAAAGATTGGTTTTACGGAAATGAGTGGTGATGAGGTTGTCATTCAAATTTATCCTTTGCGGCCTGGTGACGTTTTGATATTGGGATCGGATGGGCGGGATGATTTATTTGTTGGACAATCGGGAGGAAATCGGCTTATCAATGACGACGAAACTGTATTTTTACGGCACGTTACTGAAGGTGGTGGAGATTTAAATCTGATTTGCAAAGCAATGTTACAATTTGGAGATCTCACGGATGACTTGAGTTTGATGAGAATTGCCTTTTTGGAAGAAGTCGCATACGCTGCTAAAGAATCAACAAAGCCAAATGTGTATTATCGAATGTTAGGTGAAGGAATTCAGTCGTATCGAGATGGTGAATGGAATAATGCAATCTTTGCCTTAGAATTGGCATTGGATTCGGAGCCAGATGATCTTTATTGTTTAAGAGAACTTTCTAAGTTGTACATGAAGTCTAAGGATTATGAAAAAGCCATTGAGTTAGCGAATCGATATCTGCAATTAAATCCAGGAGATACCGACTTTTTGTTTTACATTGCCTATGCACATAAACAAAGAAGAGATTTTATTTTAGCGACAGACTTTGCGGAAAGACTTCGATTCAGAGATCCGAAAAATTTTAATAACCTTTTGTTGCTTGCAGAGATACTTATGCATCGCAGGGACATTGAACGATCCAAAGAAGTGTTGTTGGCTTTGCAAGAAATGGCTCCCGAAAATCCAAAATTGCTGAAATTAAAAAACTTTTGGAAGAAAATGGTGGCGACTTCAGTCAGTTAG
- a CDS encoding serine hydrolase domain-containing protein, with the protein MRFRIIIGLLFSFVIFNCSEPGIGSFSEETKEKIRNIIKQEGFQGVVLIAQDENILFRESIYAGKKRKRIQLYKKHNFPLGESTKTFTSFAIHKLEEEKKISLSDPVSKHLNWFPYSKVTIGHLLRHTSGLPKIIEFLPNFDTEKNHLKRDDIKRFFLESKLKPAFAPGEYWKYSRLDYLFLSYIIEKVSGVTYGNFLKETIFVPLKMENTNVDHNEVLIGNSGIYSTPEDLVHFSEELKKPKLISKISRDTIIKKTILSDSISEDPIAFGEGVFVGDYFYWTYGKEKGISNFVYHDLKSRIFITIVSPYGSSKGDLSSVKSALTEIIFDAKKLNLKKRTNLQKEVYIEDLMKDEKVPSLGIAVFRNYTLSWKKMYGTKTQHTLFRAGSLSKTMTATATLRLVEAGHLDLYSNWIGKLKQYKVSVPKGKRRSLVNLDLLLSHTSGLTEKGNWDDPINSGKRHLRELKDTYTTKGNGLKLYYKPGTKSRYSGGGYSIVQEILTERTGKSFQNLMSEIVFQPLHMTRSTFRQNLNIQDDRCDGYDEQGIILPQKSFVTPELSSGGLWTTPEEVGILFSEIAKAKQGKSNFLTKESAEYLLSPKMSAANLTVHALVAHGFFLNRTGRTEYFFHGGHTKGHKSLALFNTEKGYGVVIMTNSENGSKLIWRILRSISVEEKWDKFVN; encoded by the coding sequence ATGCGGTTTCGGATCATCATCGGGTTACTTTTCAGTTTTGTTATTTTTAACTGTTCAGAACCTGGAATTGGCTCTTTTTCGGAGGAAACAAAAGAAAAAATTCGAAATATAATTAAACAAGAAGGTTTTCAAGGAGTCGTCCTAATTGCACAGGACGAGAATATCCTTTTTCGAGAATCAATCTATGCAGGTAAAAAAAGAAAAAGGATACAACTTTATAAAAAACACAATTTCCCGTTAGGTGAATCTACAAAAACATTTACTTCCTTTGCAATACACAAACTCGAAGAAGAAAAGAAAATCTCTTTATCCGATCCGGTTTCCAAACACCTCAATTGGTTTCCATATTCCAAAGTTACCATTGGACATTTGTTGCGCCATACGTCTGGACTACCAAAAATCATTGAATTTCTACCAAATTTTGATACGGAAAAAAATCATTTAAAACGCGATGATATCAAACGTTTTTTTTTAGAATCAAAACTAAAACCAGCCTTTGCTCCGGGAGAATATTGGAAGTATAGTCGTCTTGATTATCTTTTTCTATCTTATATTATTGAAAAAGTTTCAGGAGTGACTTATGGGAATTTTTTAAAGGAAACAATCTTTGTTCCGTTAAAAATGGAAAATACCAATGTAGACCACAATGAAGTATTAATTGGAAATAGCGGAATATATTCCACACCGGAAGACCTTGTACATTTCAGCGAAGAATTAAAAAAACCAAAACTAATTTCTAAGATTTCTCGAGATACGATCATCAAAAAAACGATTCTTTCTGACTCCATCTCGGAAGATCCAATTGCATTCGGCGAAGGAGTCTTTGTAGGAGATTACTTTTATTGGACTTATGGAAAAGAAAAAGGAATTTCAAACTTTGTATATCATGATTTAAAAAGTAGAATTTTCATTACCATCGTAAGTCCTTATGGAAGCAGTAAAGGTGATTTATCTTCAGTTAAATCAGCACTAACAGAAATTATCTTTGATGCAAAAAAATTAAATCTTAAAAAAAGAACAAACCTTCAAAAGGAAGTTTACATTGAAGATTTAATGAAAGATGAAAAAGTCCCATCGCTCGGAATTGCTGTGTTTAGAAACTACACATTAAGTTGGAAAAAAATGTATGGCACAAAAACTCAACACACACTTTTTCGCGCAGGATCTCTTTCCAAAACAATGACCGCTACCGCAACACTTCGATTAGTTGAAGCTGGACATCTAGACTTATATTCAAATTGGATTGGGAAATTAAAGCAATACAAAGTCTCAGTACCAAAGGGAAAAAGACGATCTTTAGTAAATCTAGATTTATTACTTTCGCATACAAGTGGACTTACTGAAAAAGGAAATTGGGATGACCCGATCAACTCCGGAAAAAGGCACTTACGTGAGTTAAAGGATACATATACAACAAAGGGAAATGGTTTAAAACTATATTACAAACCAGGAACCAAGTCTAGATATTCCGGAGGTGGATATAGCATTGTGCAAGAAATACTCACTGAACGAACAGGAAAGTCATTTCAAAACCTTATGTCCGAAATAGTTTTCCAACCCTTACATATGACTCGCAGTACATTCCGCCAAAATCTAAACATACAAGATGATCGATGTGATGGATATGATGAACAGGGTATCATACTTCCACAAAAATCTTTTGTAACACCTGAATTATCATCAGGTGGTCTCTGGACAACTCCAGAAGAAGTAGGAATTTTGTTTTCAGAAATTGCAAAAGCAAAACAAGGAAAATCAAATTTTCTCACAAAGGAATCTGCAGAATACCTCCTTTCACCCAAAATGAGTGCCGCAAACCTAACCGTTCATGCACTGGTCGCCCACGGATTTTTTTTAAACCGAACTGGTAGAACTGAATATTTCTTCCATGGCGGTCATACAAAGGGACATAAGTCGCTTGCTCTTTTTAATACAGAAAAGGGATATGGAGTGGTCATTATGACCAACTCAGAAAATGGATCCAAACTCATTTGGCGGATTCTTCGGTCCATCTCGGTCGAAGAAAAATGGGACAAGTTCGTTAATTAA